The Medicago truncatula cultivar Jemalong A17 chromosome 4, MtrunA17r5.0-ANR, whole genome shotgun sequence genome includes a region encoding these proteins:
- the LOC11415644 gene encoding putative F-box/FBD/LRR-repeat protein At1g16940: protein MVPKPKFNRGSAVEVSIEPGSWFPGTVVRWASQDKLLVEFGDLDVKKPIVVHLHQLRPVPTPESDDWHLRTGDKVEAFWKQRWWEGYVSKDLGNGRFRVYFTESKEMVFSKRKLRVRRQWINDKWVPPIIYQQLKNYKELFRELKMPRWETRLENRRNWISELPDCILLHIMSFLEARDVVRTCILSKRWKDLCKRVTTLKYILPSAQTLDSFKSWIFSCRDHSCSLFNLTISTRIQQGEEALYPLIEYALFHNVQHLKININPSFRPKSDLLPLISVSHSLTFLKLSYGRNFGVAVCPKSLRLPALRTLYLKYVNFVATHHHYADPFSNCHELNNLVLRDCSLIQDAKVLCISNNALSSLTISSVAAQQFSLSTPNLKSFTFLGSFVFHRLLSSTCNLSFLQQVNIDGLSYIHKEASTFLRWLQVLANVKILKIGYSLIQTIQNDLLANLISKKVQPPHFARLESLTVVKSIRQSGSVPDEDIIKVVQQSLQNTTPMPKVDIRRYNKFMENLN, encoded by the exons ATGGTTCCAAAACCCAAATTCAATCGGGGCTCTGCCGTGGAAGTGAGTATCGAGCCAGGTTCATGGTTCCCCGGTACTGTCGTTAGGTGGGCCTCCCAAGACAAACTATTAGTCGAGTTCGGTGACTTGGATGTGAAGAAGCCAATAGTTGTCCATCTTCACCAACTCCGACCAGTGCCTACACCGGAGAGCGATGATTGGCATTTGAGGACCGGCGACAAGGTAGAAGCCTTCTGGAAACAGCGGTGGTGGGAGGGATATGTCAGCAAGGATTTAGGGAATGGAAGGTTTCGTGTGTATTTTACTGAGTCGAAGGAGATGGTATTCTCAAAGAGGAAGTTAAGGGTTCGTCGCCAATGGATCAATGACAAGTGGGTTCCCCCAATCATATACCAACAACTCAAAAACTATAAg GAACTTTTTAGGGAATTGAAGATGCCAAGGTGGGAAACTAGATtggaaaatagaagaaattggATTAGTGAGTTGCCCGACTGCATACTGCTCCATATAATGAGTTTTCTTGAAGCACGAGACGTTGTTCGAACTTGCATCTTGTCTAAGCGATGGAAGGATCTTTGCAAACGTGTCACTACTCTCAAATATATTCTGCCGTCTGCTCAAACTCTTGATAGCTTTAAGTCTTGGATTTTTTCTTGTAGAGATCACTCTTGTTCCCTATTTAATCTTACTATTAGTACAAGGATTCAACAAGGTGAAGAAGCCCTATACCCACTCATAGAATATGCTCTTTTTCACAATGTTCAGcacttgaaaattaatataaaccCAAGCTTTAGACCCAAATCTGATTTACTCCCTTTAATCTCAGTCTCTCACTCTTTGACATTTCTCAAGCTTTCATATGGTCGGAATTTCGGGGTTGCAGTGTGTCCAAAATCTCTACGCTTGCCTGCATTAAGAACTTTGTATCTCAAATATGTCAACTTTGTTGCAACACACCATCACTATGCTGACCCTTTTTCAAACTGTCATGAGTTAAATAATTTGGTACTTAGGGATTGTTCTTTGATTCAGGATGCAAAAGTCCTTTGCATATCTAATAATGCACTTTCCAGTTTAACTATATCTTCTGTTGCAGCTCAGCAATTTTCACTTTCTACTCCAAATCTTAAGTCTTTTACTTTCTTGGgtagttttgtttttcataGGCTCTTATCCTCAACATgcaatctttcttttcttcaacaaGTAAATATTGATGGCCTCTCCTACATCCACAAGGAAGCTTCAACCTTCTTAAGATGGCTGCAAGTGCTTGCCAACGTAAAGATTTTGAAAATTGGTTATTCTCTCATTCAAACAATACAAAAT GACCTCCTTGCAAATCTTATTTCAAAGAAAGTGCAACCTCCACACTTTGCTAGATTGGAGTCATTGACAGTGGTGAAGTCTATCCGTCAATCAGGAAGTGTACCTGATGAGGATATAATCAAAGTAGTGCAACAATCGCTTCAAAACACTACTCCAATGCCTAAAGTTGATATCAGAAGATATAATAAATTTATGGAAAATCTTAACTAG
- the LOC11426383 gene encoding probable pectate lyase 22 → MTTTTTSSLFFLLSLLTFSLISSSPLQDPDLVTQEVNRKINGSLARRNLGYLSCGSGNPIDDCWRCDPNWEKNRQRLADCAIGFGKNAIGGKNGKIYVVTDSGDDDPVTPKPGTLRFAVIQDEPLWIIFARDMVIQLKEELIMNSFKTIDGRGASVHIAGGPCITIQYVTNVIIHGIHIHDCKQGGNAMVRDSPGHYGWRTVSDGDGVSIFGGSHVWVDHCSLSNCNDGLIDAIHGSTAITISNNYMTHHDKVMLLGHSDTYTQDKNMQVTIAFNHFGEGLVQRMPRCRHGYFHVVNNDYTHWEMYAIGGSANPTINSQGNRFVAPDDRFSKEVTKHEDAPEGEWKGWNWRSEGDLLINGAFFTPSGAGGASSSYARASSLSARPSSLVGTITTGAGVLGCKKGSRC, encoded by the exons ATGACAACTACAACTACTTCctccctcttcttccttctctctctcctcactttttctctcatttccTCTTCACCCCTTCAAGACCCTGATTTGGTTACACAAGAAGTTAACAG GAAAATCAATGGCTCATTAGCTAGGAGAAATTTGGGGTACCTCTCATGTGGAAGTGGAAACCCAATTGATGATTGTTGGAGATGTGACCCAAACTGGGAAAAAAACAGACAAAGGCTAGCAGATTGTGCAATTGGGTTCGGTAAGAATGCCATTGGTggtaaaaatggtaaaatctaCGTCGTAACAGATTCCGGTGACGACGATCCAGTGACTCCAAAACCCGGTACACTTCGTTTCGCTGTGATTCAAGATGAACCATTATGGATAATCTTTGCAAGAGACATGGTGATTCAGCTAAAAGAAGAGCTTATAATGAATTCATTCAAGACCATTGATGGAAGAGGAGCTAGTGTTCACATTGCTGGTGGTCCATGTATTACAATTCAGTATGTGACTAATGTTATAATACATGGTATACATATACATGATTGTAAACAAGGTGGGAATGCTATGGTGAGGGATTCTCCAGGACATTATGGGTGGAGAACAGTATCAGACGGTGATGGTGTTTCAATCTTTGGTGGTAGTCATGTTTGGGTGGATCATTGTTCTTTGTCTAACTGTAATGATGGTTTGATTGATGCTATTCATGGGTCCACTGCAATTACCATCTCTAACAATTATATGACTCACCATGATAAAGTTATGCTTTTGGGTCATAGTGATACTTATACTCAAGACAAGAACATGCAAGTTACTATTGCTTTTAATCACTTTGGTGAAGGCCTTGTTCAAAGAATGCCAAG GTGTAGGCATGGTTATTTTCATGTGGTAAACAATGACTATACTCACTGGGAAATGTATGCTATTGGGGGAAGTGCTAACCCTACCATCAATAGCCAAGGAAACAGATTTGTAGCCCCCGATGACAGATTCAGCAAAGAg GTGACAAAGCATGAGGATGCACCAGAAGGTGAATGGAAAGGATGGAATTGGAGATCAGAAGGGGATTTATTGATAAATGGTGCATTTTTTACACCATCAGGAGCAGGAGGAGCATCATCAAGCTATGCAAGAGCATCAAGTTTAAGTGCAAGACCATCTTCTCTAGTTGGTACAATAACGACTGGTGCTGGTGTACTTGGTTGTAAGAAAGGTTCTCGTTGCTGA